ACGTGCGAGGTCGTGCCCGGTCATTTCCGCGCGATGTAGATCACCACCCACGGGCCCGACAGGGGGAGTCCCGGATACCTTCGCGTGTGGATCACGTCCAGCAGGCGGAACCCGCTCGCACGAAAGTATCGCGCCCCGTCCCGGGTGGTGTATCGATTCTGGATCGGCTGCTCCACCAACTCCGGCCGTGCCGCGCCCTGCCAGCGCCCGATCAGCCAGCGAAGGGCCGTCACCGGCCTTGGCCTCGGCATCACGTACTCCGTAAGTTTTCCGACGAGGCGCTCCCCCAAGGTCAGGGTCACGTGGGTCAGGGCGACGTAGTGCCCTCCTGGCCTCAACACCCGCCAGATCTCCCGCATGGCCTCGTGGACATCCAGGAAATGCTCCATGACCCCCACGCCAGCCACCAGATCGAAATACTCACCGGGAAACGGAAGTCGCTCGGCCAGGGCGACGCTCAGGTGCGCGTCTGTCTTCGTCCTGGTCAGCTCGAGGGCTACCCGCGAGAGGTCCACCGCGTATTTGTCGCCCGCCGTCACCGCGGCCAGCAGGTCGCCTTCGCCGCATCCGAGTTCGAGGAACCGGTTGGCCGGGAACCGCGCGAGCAGGGACGCGAAGAACCCGAAGAAGCCGTAGTCCCGTCCCTCCCGCCTCCAGGGGTGTGGATGCCGGCAGTAGAGCGAGTCGTAGGCCCCTGAGACCCTCCTCGCGGAGGCGAACCGGGGGTCGTGGGACAAAAAGATCGGGATGCCTTCGGCCACGGGGTAGGCCACGCGA
This DNA window, taken from Candidatus Rokuibacteriota bacterium, encodes the following:
- a CDS encoding class I SAM-dependent methyltransferase, encoding MAYPVAEGIPIFLSHDPRFASARRVSGAYDSLYCRHPHPWRREGRDYGFFGFFASLLARFPANRFLELGCGEGDLLAAVTAGDKYAVDLSRVALELTRTKTDAHLSVALAERLPFPGEYFDLVAGVGVMEHFLDVHEAMREIWRVLRPGGHYVALTHVTLTLGERLVGKLTEYVMPRPRPVTALRWLIGRWQGAARPELVEQPIQNRYTTRDGARYFRASGFRLLDVIHTRRYPGLPLSGPWVVIYIARK